A region of the Nevskia ramosa DSM 11499 genome:
GCAGGCATCTTCAGTGATCGCCTATTCGACCGCTTTCATCGGTTCGCTAAAGAAAATTTGAAACGGGGTATGCCGCTGCTGATTGCGGGAGGATGCGGCCTGAATTGCGACTGGAATACGAAGTGGAGAGAGTCAGGTTTTTTTTCCGACGTGTTCGTCCCTCCAGTCGTGAACGACTCAGGATCTGCGATTGGTACCGCTATCGACGCACAGTTCCATTTCACCGGCAATCCCAAGGTCGCGTGGGATGTTTACTCCGGACTACATTTTTTGGCCGACGAAGCTGTGGATGCCGCCCACTTCGACGAGTGGGAGCCGAACATAGCGACCATTGCCGACATGTTGGCCAATGACTTGATCTTGGGGTGGGCGAACGGCCGATATGAGATCGGACCGCGCGCTCTTGGCAATCGCTCCATCCTGGCCGCGCCCTTTAAAGCCACCACCAGAGAGCGGCTGAACGTCATCAAGCAGCGAGAGCAGTTCCGTCCGATTGCTCCCGTCTGCTTGGAGGAGGATGCCGGAAAGTGGTTTGGATGCAATCTCCCAAGCCCGTTCATGCTTTATACCTATCGAGCCACCACTGATGCTCTGGCAGCGGTAACCCATGTGAACCAGACTGCGCGCATTCAAACCGTGTCTGCGCTGACCAACCGTCCGCTGTTCGAGTTGCTGAATGCGTTCAAGGCGCTAACAGGCTATGGAGTCTTATGCAATACATCTCTGAATTTCAAGAGCAAGGGTTTCATCAACACGATGTCTGATCTTTCGGCTTACACGTTGCAGCATCAACTTGACGGGTTTGTGGTCGGAGGACGAATTCATATGCTGAAGTCGTCGGTGAAGTACCAGAAGTACCTGCGTGACAATAAGCGCACCCCGGCAGAAGGTTGACATATGCTTACCCCTCTCGCTGCACCGAACTGGACTGGCGAAACAACAGGCTACTGAATCGCTACAAATTCACCTTCTGAGAACCAATTGCTCTCCTTAATTCTGTTCAGTGCAGTCGCGGGGTCGGAGGACCAAAGCACGAAGGCCAGAGATTCCTGAGCTCGGCTGCAGGTGACATACAGAAGACGCAAGGTCCGGTCGATGGTCGTCTCCTTTCGTTTCCCCACATTCTCCCAGTCCGAATTGCTGAGCTGAACACCCCCAAAAATCTTGTCGTACGAAATTTGATTGCCGCCGGCCAGCTTGTCGTCCATCACGACCATCACATGGAGTAACTCTGAGCCTTTGACCACCTGATGAGTGGCGAGCACCGAATTTCCCGCGAGGTAAGTGCGATACTTCTGCAGCTGACTCCACGGAGTGGCGAACAGCGCAACTACAAGCAGAAGTCCGACGACTATGAGCCTCTCCCGATAGTCGGAGAGACCGGAGGTGCGGCCATCCTGAAGTCGCTCCTGAAGGTGCACTTCCTGCGTGCTCAGCGACACCTTGATGACCCCGGGAGCGGTGGTCGGACCGAGCAGAAAGTCTTTCGCGACGACTGAGCAGGTTCTATCAACGCAACCTGGAGAAGCGAGGTGACGACCATGCGGTTCTGAAGGCACTCGACTCTTCCGAGAAAGGCTTGAACTTCCACCTTGAGCAGGTCTTCCGATATGGTCACCGCAACACGCGCGGGAAACGAGTTCAGAGCAATGACTCTATTGCGACAGTACTGTCCTCGCTTGGCGGCGGGGTCTCTGCCGAAGGTTGGAGCTGTGGTTGTGTTGCAGGAGGCGCGAGCGGCCGTGATGGAACTCGTCGAGATACTGAATGACTCCGACGCTTCAGCGCGAGATGTGGCTGTACATCTTCGTGACACGGGCCTCTGGGCCTTTGAGGAGCGGTTCGAGCGAGTGCTACAGCTCCAGACCAGCTCGTCAGAACCTGCTGAGGAAGCACTTGAGCTGAACTCGTCAGACCTCGCGGTACTGAAGATGCTTGCGTGTCCCGCGCAAGAGCTTTGGCCTTATGAGCGGTATATCTCGGAGGGTTCGCCGTACGCCACACAGCATGGGGTGAAAGGTGCTCAGTTCGACCGAGTGCTCGTGGTGCTCGACGAAGAGGAGAGCAACTACAACAGCTACAACTACGAGCGGGTCTTTGCAGACGAGCAGTCACGAGCTGCAGACCGCGCGGCATTCGAAGCCGGAGGTGACAACACTTGGAGCAGAACTCTGCGCCTGCTCTATGTCTGCTGTACCCGCGCTAGGCGAGGGCTGGTACTGGCATTCTTCGTCACCGCCCCCGAAGCAATGAAGGCCAACGTCATTTCGAGCGGCATTCTTCCCGCGCATGCAGTGCTCACCGAGAAAGAATTGCACGACATCGCATCCATATAGCCGATCTGGCGCCAAGCGGTCAGAGAGCCGCCTCGCACATTCCCAAGTAAAAGTCCGAGACGCAAGACAGTTATAAATCAATTAGTTATGACGCTAGCTGCCGCGTGCGCATCTCGGACTTTATTTGCCTGTCTCAGACTTTATTTGCGAGCAACAGAATCCTTAAGCCCGTGCTCAACTATTCCACAGTCACAGACTTCGCCAAATTCCGCGGCTGATCGACATCCGTCCCCCGCAGCAGCGCCACGTGATACGCCAGCAACTGCAGCGGGATCGTGTAGAGGATCGGCGCCTGCAGCGGCGTGATGTGCTCGGGCATGGTGATGACTTCGATGCCTTCGCTGGCGGTGAAGCCAGATTCGGGGTCGGCGAACACGTAGAGCTTGCCGCCGCGGGCGCGGACTTCTTCGAGGTTGGATTTGAGCTTTTCGAGCAGGGCGTTGTTCGGTGCTACGGCAATCACCGGCATGTCGTGATCGACCAGGGCCAGCGGGCCGTGCTTGAGTTCGCCGGCGGGGTAGGCCTCGGCGTGGATGTAGGAGATTTCCTTCAACTTCAATGCACCTTCGAGCGCCACTGGCCAGGTGGGGCCACGGCCGAGGAAGAGCGCGTGGCGCTTGTCGGCGAAGTGCTTGGCCAGTTCCTTGATCTGCGGTTCGAGCTTCAGGGTGCGCTCGATCATTTCCGGCACATGGGCGATCTGGCGCACGTACTGGGCTTCCACCGCGGCACTCATGCCGTTGTGGCGCGCCAACGCCACGCCAAGGATGCCGAGCGCGGCGAGCTGGGTGGTGAAGGCCTTGGTCGAGGCCACACCGATCTCCGGGCCGGCGCGGGTCATCAGCACCAGATCGGCTTCGCGAACGAGCGAGGATTCCGGCACGTTGCAGATCGCGGCCGTGGCCAGATAGCCGAGCTTCTTGGCTTCCCGGAGTGCAGCCAGGGTGTCTGCCGTTTCGCCGCTCTGGGAGATGGCGAGGAACAGCGTGTCCTTCGGCACCACGGGGTTGCGGTAGCGGTATTCGCTGGCCACTTCGACGGTGCACGGCAGTTCAGCGCCCTGTTCGATGTAGTAACGGGCGATCAGGCCGGCGTGGTAGCTGGTGCCGCAGGCGACGATGTGGACGTTGCGCACTTTCGGCAGCAGTGCTTCGGCATGCGGGCCGAGGGCGGCGACCAGTACGCGCTTGCCGCTGATCCGTTCGGACAGCGTGTCGGCCAGCGCGCGCGGCTGCTCGAAGATTTCCTTGAGCATGTAGTGCGCGTAGTCGCCGCGTTCGACGGCATCGGCAGACAGGCTCGATTCGCGCACAGCGCGCTGCACCGGCTGGCCGCGGGCATCGACGATGGTGACGCCGCTTTCGCGCACTTCGGCGACATCGCCTTCTTCGAGGAAGCTGAAGCTGCGGGTGACTGGCAGCAGCGCCTGCACGTCGGAAGCGACGTAGTTCTCGCCATCGCCATAGCCGACGACGACCGGGCAGCCGGCGCGAGCGGCGACGATGCAGTCAGGATCTTTCGGCGAGATCACCACGATCGCGTAAGCGCCATGCAGGCGCTTGACCGCGGCCTGCACGGCCGCACGCAGCGAGCCAGTGAGCTTCAGTTCTTCGGCGACCAGATGGGCAACGACTTCGCTATCGGTCTCGCTGGTGAACGGATAGCCCTTGGCGCGCAGTTCATCGCGCAGCTCATCGTGGTTTTCGATGATGCCGTTGTGGACCAGGGCCACCGAATCGCCGGAAAAATGCGGATGGGCGTTACGCTCGCTGGGCACACCGTGGGTCGCCCAACGGGTGTGGGAAATGCCGCGATGGCCGGCGATCGGATCGGCGGCGATGCCATCGGCCAGTTTCTGCACCTTGCCTTGGGCACGGCGACGATCAAGCACACCGCTGGCGGTGAGCAGGGCGACACCGGCGGAGTCGTAGCCCCGGTATTCGAGACGGCGCAGGCCGTCGATCAGCATCGGGGTGACATCACGCGCCGCAACAGCGCCGACGATTCCGCACATGGCATGGAGGATAGGGAGGTGCCCGCGCTATTGTATCGGCAGCGCTTCCCCTTCCTTGTCGCAGGCCAACGCCTGCTTTCCGGAGATGCCTTTTGAGCCTCCTGCTGGCGATCCTTTCATTGCTCGTGGTGTTGCTGTCCGCCGCCCTCGGCTGGGCGCTGCTGCGCTTGCAGCGGAGAGTCGACGCGCTGCATACGCAGATCGGCGACGGCGCGTCTGCCATGCCGTCACCTCCGCCGGGATCCGGTCGCGCGCGGCCGGTGATCAAGATCGAAATCCTCAATCCGTTCGAGCTGGCGGTGCGCGATACACCGCTGGCCGGACCGGCAGCCAAGCTGGCGCCGAGGATGATCGAGCGCATCGTCTATTCGCGCGCGGCGATGCAGATTGCCGAGCAGCTGAAGGCGCAGGGTGTCGACGCGCAGGTGACCACCCATGGCGCCTGAAGTGGCTCAGATCGAAGCATCTGCAGATCCCTTGTTCTGGGCGCTGCTGCTGGGGCTGGTCATCGCCATTGGCCTGTTGGTCACCGTCGGTCTGCGCACCTTGAAGCTCAAGCGGGAATTGCAGCGGCTGGAAGCGGATCTGCAACGGGCGCTGGCCGATGGCCGCGAGCAAGCCGAGCGTCTGGCGACGCTGGAAAACCTCCTGGAAGCGCAGGCGACGGCCGAGCAGGTCATCGCCGCTGGCAGCTCGGTGGTGCGCGAGGTGCACAAGGGCATTGCGGCGATTCCGTTCAACATCCTCGATTCGATCCCGGCGACGCGTGAATCGGCGCGGCTGGTGCGCGGCGTGCACGATTCGATCACCGATGGCGTCTACGGCGCGCTATCCGGCCTCAACCGGGCGGTGGGCCGGGAGATTCGCAAGGGGTTGCAGGACGCGGCGTCAAAGCAGCGTGGCGAGCCCGGCAAGGCTGGCGTTGCGGTGGTGGTGCCGCCTCCCGCCATCGAGCCGCCGGACAGCGACGACAGCAAGCGCTGAATCGCGGACGATCCGTCGGCCATAAAAAAGCGCGAGACCGGCAAGCCGGCTCGCGCACCATCAGACAGAAACCGACGTTGAACCACCCGATGCGGTCAGATGGGGTCAGCTGACCCGGGAAGGTTCGAGGGGGAAGGTCGAATCTCTGTCGATGCAGGGAACGGTTCGGGTGCGGCTCAGGCCACAACGCCGAAGAAATGCGGGTTCGGTGCGTAATCCACCGCGCACTCACCGACGCTGCCGGGCAACTCCGGCGCGGCACGCAAGCGAGCGCTGATGTTGTCGATCTGCATCAGCATCAGCCGCGCTTGCAGCGCGATGTGCTGCAGCGTGTTGCCATCGACCAGCACCTGCGCCATCCAGACGCCGGTGCCATCGTCGCGATGCATGCGGCGCAGCGTTCCATCCGGGCGCAGACCGTGATCGCCGAGCGTGCGGCTCAGGGGTTCGATGGCGTCGCTGCCCAGCGTGACACGGTAAATATCGTCGGCAATGAATGAACGAAGCATGGTGATGAATCCTTTCAGGGGCGGAGGCCCTTGGGGCCCGTATCGCGATGGCTGAAGTCTGGGCGGACAGGCACAGACGTTTGTTGATGCACGTCGCAATAAGCGGCGACGGATGCATGAAGCCGAGCGAATCTGTTGGGTGCATCACAATCGCGGTTTCGAGGTGAACTGACGCTTAATGCGCCTTGGCGCGATTCAGCGGCGGCGTTGTTCAGCCAGCCCGTTCGGCCGCCGATGCGGCTAAAGTTCGGCCTCCTCTAATCGGAGCTACACCATGATCTGGACGCTTTTCATCGGCTTCGTCGTGGGCCTGGTCGCCCGCTTCCTGAAGCCTGGCAATGACGGCATGGGCATTATCCTGACCACCGTGCTGGGCATAGCCGGTTCGGCGGTCGCCAGCTACGGCGGCAAGGCGCTGGGCCTGTATCAGCCGGGCGAACCGGCTGGTTTCATCGGTGCGCTGATTGGTGCCGTGGTGTTGCTGTTCATCGTCGGCGCGATCCGCAAGCGGAACTGAAGGCCGCCACTTTCATCGCCGGAGGCGCCGCGTGCCGAGCAGGGCCGCCATACTCCGGCGATGAATTTTCTCGCCCATCTCTGGCTGACCGAACGCGCGGGCCTGCCGCTGGCCGGCGCGGTACTCGGTGACGTATTGCGCGGCCGGCTCGATGGCCGTCTGCCGCCGCAGCTGGAACGTTCGATCGCGCTGCATCGGCGGATCGACGTGGTGACCGATGCCCATCCGCTGGTGGTGCAGGCCAGAGCCGCATTCGGCAATGGTCAGCGCCGCTATGCCGGCATCGTCCTCGACGTGCTGCATGATCACGCGATGGCCCTCGCATGGCCTGCCATGCCAGAAGCGCTGGATGCGTTCGCGCTGCGGGCCGCAAGAGCTGTGGCCGATCCCGGTGCCTGGCAACTGGCGGTCAATCGCCCGGCGCCGGATGCTCAGCGCTTCGCTGCACTGCTGCGTTCGTATCGCGAAGAAACCGGCATCGACGAGTCGCTGGCGCGCATTTCAGCGCGGCTCAGCAAGCCACAGTTGCTGCTCGACGCCGCGGCTGGTTGGCGCACCCGGATGCCAACTGTTCGCGCCGAACATCCGATCCTGATGGCGGATCTGGAAGCGGCTGCGCTGACCTTCGTCGTTGGCGCCGCTCAGGGCGGCGAGGTCTGATCGAGCAGTTCGACGATCAACCCCGAGCAGTACGGGTAATCGTTCCAGATCAGGAAGTGATCGTCCTCGGGCAAGCGGATCACCCGCGTGTTCGG
Encoded here:
- a CDS encoding carbamoyltransferase C-terminal domain-containing protein; this translates as MKILSYNPGHDGAFAYVEDGRLVFSIEAEKGSRYRHSSLTIPDAFDALAELNTIPDVLCRGGWWPGDSPRAQHAVADYRGSHNHHVVVSKKRLLGKTVDFFSSSHERSHILCAFGMSNLPQGTPCYVLLWEGVIGAFYEIDAELNVTKIGDVMPEPGHRYAMLYALADPSFDKSTAEFSRLSDAGKLMALASFSTRSHPSDEEERITSFLLQDCQHLKPSQCEALKELRHYNVGLDDPEFRNFAGIFSDRLFDRFHRFAKENLKRGMPLLIAGGCGLNCDWNTKWRESGFFSDVFVPPVVNDSGSAIGTAIDAQFHFTGNPKVAWDVYSGLHFLADEAVDAAHFDEWEPNIATIADMLANDLILGWANGRYEIGPRALGNRSILAAPFKATTRERLNVIKQREQFRPIAPVCLEEDAGKWFGCNLPSPFMLYTYRATTDALAAVTHVNQTARIQTVSALTNRPLFELLNAFKALTGYGVLCNTSLNFKSKGFINTMSDLSAYTLQHQLDGFVVGGRIHMLKSSVKYQKYLRDNKRTPAEG
- the glmS gene encoding glutamine--fructose-6-phosphate transaminase (isomerizing), translated to MCGIVGAVAARDVTPMLIDGLRRLEYRGYDSAGVALLTASGVLDRRRAQGKVQKLADGIAADPIAGHRGISHTRWATHGVPSERNAHPHFSGDSVALVHNGIIENHDELRDELRAKGYPFTSETDSEVVAHLVAEELKLTGSLRAAVQAAVKRLHGAYAIVVISPKDPDCIVAARAGCPVVVGYGDGENYVASDVQALLPVTRSFSFLEEGDVAEVRESGVTIVDARGQPVQRAVRESSLSADAVERGDYAHYMLKEIFEQPRALADTLSERISGKRVLVAALGPHAEALLPKVRNVHIVACGTSYHAGLIARYYIEQGAELPCTVEVASEYRYRNPVVPKDTLFLAISQSGETADTLAALREAKKLGYLATAAICNVPESSLVREADLVLMTRAGPEIGVASTKAFTTQLAALGILGVALARHNGMSAAVEAQYVRQIAHVPEMIERTLKLEPQIKELAKHFADKRHALFLGRGPTWPVALEGALKLKEISYIHAEAYPAGELKHGPLALVDHDMPVIAVAPNNALLEKLKSNLEEVRARGGKLYVFADPESGFTASEGIEVITMPEHITPLQAPILYTIPLQLLAYHVALLRGTDVDQPRNLAKSVTVE
- a CDS encoding GlsB/YeaQ/YmgE family stress response membrane protein, with translation MIWTLFIGFVVGLVARFLKPGNDGMGIILTTVLGIAGSAVASYGGKALGLYQPGEPAGFIGALIGAVVLLFIVGAIRKRN
- a CDS encoding ACP phosphodiesterase yields the protein MNFLAHLWLTERAGLPLAGAVLGDVLRGRLDGRLPPQLERSIALHRRIDVVTDAHPLVVQARAAFGNGQRRYAGIVLDVLHDHAMALAWPAMPEALDAFALRAARAVADPGAWQLAVNRPAPDAQRFAALLRSYREETGIDESLARISARLSKPQLLLDAAAGWRTRMPTVRAEHPILMADLEAAALTFVVGAAQGGEV